A section of the Scleropages formosus chromosome 16, fSclFor1.1, whole genome shotgun sequence genome encodes:
- the lsm6 gene encoding U6 snRNA-associated Sm-like protein LSm6 → MSLRKQTPSDFLKQIIGRPVVVKLNSGVDYRGVLACLDGYMNIAVEQTEEYVNGQLKNKYGDAFLRGNNVLYISTQKRKM, encoded by the exons ATGAGTCTCCGAAAGCAAACTCCGAGTGACTTCTTGAAGCAGATAATTGGGAGGCCAGTGGTGGTGAAACTGAACTCGGGGGTGGATTACAGAG GAGTCCTGGCCTGCTTGGACGGCTACATGAACATTGCCGTGGAGCAGACGGAGGAGTACGTCAACGGCCAGCTCAAGAACAAGTATGGGGATGCCTTCCTCCGGGGCAACAATG TGTTGTACATAAGCACCCAGAAAAGGAAGATGTGA